The following nucleotide sequence is from Williamwhitmania taraxaci.
CGGCTCTCCTTCAGTGGCTCAAGCCACCGGTTCATCCGCATGAATCCAACCTACTCCCTAACCTTAATACCCACCGAACCAAACTACAGCTACCTAAAAATGGATATCCCGCTGGAACAAACCCTCGACCAGTGGCTAAACGGGAAAGACGATAAGCTAGAGCGGCTGCTGAGCATAATTGAACTGTCAAAATAATTAAAGTAATCAATCAAAAACCCCACCCCTTCCACCGCTGACAGTGGAAGGGATTGGGGATAATAAATAAACCAACCTATTTTAAACAATTCGTCGCTTGCACCACATATGAATTGCTAGTCCAACTTATCCCAAAATAATCCCTAAGTTTGTATTATGAAGTCGGGACTGCTATACGGCCTGTTTGTAATAATGCTTTTGCTTGCAGTATCATCGGGAAACGGAGATACGGTAAGAGAGAGCGCGAGCGTACAGTCCTGCCAGCAAATTGTTAATCACGAAAGTATAATTCCAACGGCCAGTATTTCTGCTGAAAAGTTGCTCCCATCGTTCATCTTCCTAAAGGTTATCGGAAACGTTTCGAAAACAGCACATTTCCTTTTTTATACAGTCACCATTCGCCAGTTTCAAGCCAAGTTTACGCTCGTTAAGCCGCAAAGAAAGACTTCACACACAGTAATACAATTCTATACCTCCGAGACGGACGATACCCATCACCTCGCCTAATAAATAGTGGGCTTTCCGCTAAGCCCATTGCTTTCCTAAGCATTTTTCTATTTATTAATTTTAATCAACGAGGTTATGATTTACCATTATATCAAATCGTTTATCGCAAGCGCGAAACGGAATCGCTTTTTCTACTCCATAAATTTGGTAGGCTTTTTAACCTGTTTTCTTCTGCTCACCCTCATATTCACCTACGTATCGCAGGAGTTAAGCTTCGACAGGTTCCACAAAAAAGTTGACACCATCTACCGCCTTCACCCCGCTGGGTATGGGGTAACACCGCTCTGCTTTGCCGATAAGCTAAAGGATAAGTTGCCCGAAATAACCGGCATGGTGCGCTTTTCGGCAATAGATTTAGCCATCGATCATAAAAACACGATGGTGCCGATTGAAAAAATATTCTACACCGATCCGGAAGTGTTTCAGGTGTTCTCCTTCCCGCTCCTCTCCGGCGATGCCCACACTGCCTTGCAGAAACCATTCTCAATAGTGCTCAACCAAGCTACCGCCCACAAACTGTTTGGGAATGCCACGCCCCTGGGCGAAACCCTTCGCGCCAAGGATGGAAAGGTTTACACCATTACCGGCGTAATGGCTGATATTCCCTACAACTCGCACCTCCAATACAATGCTTTTGTATCCATAGAAACCCTCAAGCAGCTGGGCGACGAAAGCGCTCTCGGCTGCAGCACATGGTCGAACCTGCTCTACGTAACCTTGCAAGAGAAATCGAACAGGGCTGAGGTGGAAACGAAAATTAATGCCATTCTGGACGAAGACAAAATGGAGGGCGACGATGGAAAAATTCAGCTACGTCTAGAGTCCATGAAGGATATCTACTTCGACTCCAACAACAACCGCTTCGATGGCAGCAAGCACGGCAACATGCAAACAGTGTTGCTATACCTCGGCATCGCAATCCTAATTCTGCTCACTGTAGTCATCAACTACATCAACCTTTCCACCGCCATTTCGGGAAGCAGAGCCAAGGAGATTGCCATCCGGAAAATCAACGGCGCAAAGCGGATCCAAATTATTGGCCAAATACTGGTTGAAACAGTTGGCATAGCGCTCATCTCGTTTGCCGTTGCGCTGGCCATTATTGAAATGCTACTCCCCCAGCTTAGCAGCCTGCTGAACCTACAAATTTCGGCATCCACAAATCGGCACGTCCTATACCTCGGCTACTTTGTTGGAGTGGTAGCCGTAGGAGTTATTGCCGGATTAATACCGGGTGTATTTCTATCCAAAACCAACGAAATAAAGGTGCTGAAAAATGAATCGACACTCAACGCTCGTGGGCATCATCGGAAGATACTCCTCTCCATTCAACTCATTATTGTGGCCGTGCTGCTGAACTCAACCTTCATAATCAACGCTCAAATTGGCTACCTATTCAAGAAGGATATGGGCATTAGTTCCCAAAACGTGGTTTGCTTCCGGCTGGACAAGGAGTTGGCCGAGAAGCAGCAGGTAGTAAGGGCAAATCTGCTTTCAAATCCAAAAATAAAGGCCGTCACTATTTCCTATGCGCTTATTGGCGATGGATTAGGAAAAGCACCACAAACCTGCGATAGCAATACCGTAATGTGCAACATAAACTCCATCGACCCTGAATACATGCAGCTGTATGAACTCAAGATGAAGTATGGTAGGAATTTCGACCGTAGTATTCCAACCGACTCTAGCAACAGCTGCATAGTGAATGAGTCCACGTGTAGGGCGTTGGGCATTGAGAACCCTACCGATAGAATGTTCAGCAGCAAAAGGATAGTTGGCGTGGTTTACGACTTCAACTATACTTCCCTCCACAACCAAATTGAACCATTGATGATTCGTCTCAGCAATATGGACGATAGCTATGTTCAAATCAAAATTGATGAGAATAATCAGAATGAAACGCTGCAGTTCATCCGTAACACGTGCAACAGCCTATCGCCAACGTATAATGGCGATTATATCTTTCTTGAAGATCGGATTACCGAGCTGTATAAATCGGAATTAGACCTTAAGCGCAGCTTTCAAGTCTACTCCATCGTGACGCTCATTGTGGCAATGCTCGGCCTGTTTGGCTTAACCCTGTTCATGATTAACAAAAAGATGAAAGAGGTGAGCCTACGGAAACTCTTCGGGGCAAAACTTTCGGATACCTTCAGGCTGCTCACCAAGGAGCAGCTGTGGATTGCCGCCGTTGCAAACATTCTGGCCATTCCCATTACCTACTGGATTACGAATAGGTGGTTGAGCAACTTTCAGTATCGGGTAGAGATCAGCGCGCTTCCCTTTCTAGAGTCGTTCATTATCACAGTTATTTTAATTGTGCTGGCCATATCGTTTTTGATTGTAAAGGCACATAAAACAAAGATGATAGACGCCTTGAAGCATGAATAAAAGGCATCCGCTGCAACACAATTAAAAGAAAGATTCCTCATTCATCATTGGGAGTCCTTACACTTGTTGATATTATTTCATCATTAAATTAAACGATTCACTTGCAACTCCACATATGTCGCTTATCTTCAACCCTCAACCAAACAATAAACCTATGAAGAAAACAATTTTATTTTGCCTTCTGCTGCTGGGAGGCG
It contains:
- a CDS encoding ABC transporter permease, which encodes MIYHYIKSFIASAKRNRFFYSINLVGFLTCFLLLTLIFTYVSQELSFDRFHKKVDTIYRLHPAGYGVTPLCFADKLKDKLPEITGMVRFSAIDLAIDHKNTMVPIEKIFYTDPEVFQVFSFPLLSGDAHTALQKPFSIVLNQATAHKLFGNATPLGETLRAKDGKVYTITGVMADIPYNSHLQYNAFVSIETLKQLGDESALGCSTWSNLLYVTLQEKSNRAEVETKINAILDEDKMEGDDGKIQLRLESMKDIYFDSNNNRFDGSKHGNMQTVLLYLGIAILILLTVVINYINLSTAISGSRAKEIAIRKINGAKRIQIIGQILVETVGIALISFAVALAIIEMLLPQLSSLLNLQISASTNRHVLYLGYFVGVVAVGVIAGLIPGVFLSKTNEIKVLKNESTLNARGHHRKILLSIQLIIVAVLLNSTFIINAQIGYLFKKDMGISSQNVVCFRLDKELAEKQQVVRANLLSNPKIKAVTISYALIGDGLGKAPQTCDSNTVMCNINSIDPEYMQLYELKMKYGRNFDRSIPTDSSNSCIVNESTCRALGIENPTDRMFSSKRIVGVVYDFNYTSLHNQIEPLMIRLSNMDDSYVQIKIDENNQNETLQFIRNTCNSLSPTYNGDYIFLEDRITELYKSELDLKRSFQVYSIVTLIVAMLGLFGLTLFMINKKMKEVSLRKLFGAKLSDTFRLLTKEQLWIAAVANILAIPITYWITNRWLSNFQYRVEISALPFLESFIITVILIVLAISFLIVKAHKTKMIDALKHE